A single region of the Raphanus sativus cultivar WK10039 unplaced genomic scaffold, ASM80110v3 Scaffold2524, whole genome shotgun sequence genome encodes:
- the LOC130505716 gene encoding uncharacterized protein LOC130505716, with product MEKTRQQPADAPDQKQLTLVETSFVESVDRRHPPGIDRHQMDGHESVMERQATKEVIQIGMRSKAKKLYVPKHLRREANKAELDGFHKRVKRVPKGMTFEEAYYKYRLGNFFRESREIEKDMEILFNKVCRKPKRTLKKKQNPGKFLIPCSINNHDLPNAVCDTGSAVSIMAIDTAKVLGLKTEPSKDSFSFVDNSKANSAGMIRNVKVEIGECTIPVDFHVVELKSGRTSSLLSGRAFMATVGAVCDLKKNRMCLTNVDENVFYDPVEKKKSEDLISYI from the coding sequence ATGGAGAAAACCAGACAGCAACCTGCAGATGCACCAGACCAAAAGCAATTGACTCTAGTTGAAActtctttcgttgagagtgtcgatcgacgacatCCAcctggtatcgatcgacaccaaatGGACGGACATGAATCTGTCATGGAACGGCAGGCAACAAAAGAAGTGATTCAGATTGGGATGAGGTCGAAAGCTAAGAAACTCTATGTTCCCAAACACCTGAGGAGAGAAGCCAACAAAGCTGAACTTGATGGATTTCACAAGAGGGTGAAGAGAGTTCCTAAGGGTATGACTTTTGAGGAAGCCTATTATAAGTACAGACTTGGTAATTTCTTCAGAGAGAGTAGAGAGATAGAAAAGGACATGGAGATATTATTCAACAAGGTCTGCCGTAAGCCTAAGAGGACTctaaagaagaaacaaaatccTGGAAAGTTTCTGATTCCATGCTCTATAAATAACCACGATTTGCCAAACGCCGTCTGCGATACTGGATCTGCAGTCAGCATCATGGCTATAGACACTGCTAAAGTATTAGGATTAAAGACGGAACCTTCAAAAGATAGTTTCTCTTTCGTTGATAACTCCAAAGCAAACTCAGCAGGCATGATCAGGAATGTTAAAGTGGAGATAGGAGAATGCACTAttcctgtggattttcatgtcgtGGAGCTCAAATCAGGTAGGACATCTTCCCTTCTTTCTGGAAGAGCCTtcatggctacagtgggagcagTTTGTGATCTTAAGAAGAATAGGATGTGCCTAACTAATGTTGATGAAAATGTCTTCTATGAtcctgtggagaagaagaaaagtgaagATTTGATTTCATACATATAG